From a single Loxodonta africana isolate mLoxAfr1 chromosome 9, mLoxAfr1.hap2, whole genome shotgun sequence genomic region:
- the SH2D3C gene encoding SH2 domain-containing protein 3C isoform X3, giving the protein MTERCSLWSALSAAACCFYRGSFVQVQFSKEKYILDSSPEKLHKELEEELKLSSTDLRSHAWYHGRIPREVSETLVQRNGDFLIRDSLTSLGDYVLTCRWRNQALHFKINKVVVKAGESYTHIQYLFEQESFDHVPALVRYHVGSRKAVSEQSGAIIYCPVNRTFPLRYLEASYGLSQGGGKAASPASPSGKGSHMKRRSVTMTDGLTADKLTRGDGCPTSASLPHPRESIRNCALSMDQIPDLHSPMSPISESPSSPAYSTVTRVHAAPAAPSATALPASPVTRRSSEPQLCPGSAPKPLGELDKGPHASPSHSLCKASPSPSLSSYSDPDSGHYCQLQPPMRGSREWAAAEASSRQARSCGEKLKELSENGAPDGDWGRAFTVPVVEATSSFNPATFQSLLIPKDNRPLEVGLLRKVKELLAEVDARTLAQHVTKVDCLVARILGVTKEMQTLMGVRWGMELLTLPHGRQLRLDLLERFHTMSIMLAVDILGCTGSAEERAALLHKTIQLAAELRGTMGNMFSFAAVMGALEMAQIARLEQTWVTLRQRHTEGAILYEKKLKPFLKSLNEGKEGPPLSNTTFPHVLPLITLLECDSAPAEGPEPWGSTEHGVEVVLAHLEAARTVAHHGGLYHTNAEVKLQGFQARPELLEVFSTEFQMRLLWGSQGASSSQARRYEKFDKVLTALSHKLEPAVRSSEL; this is encoded by the exons GTCTCCGAGACCCTGGTGCAGCGCAACGGTGATTTCCTCATCCGGGACTCGCTCACCAGCTTGGGTGACTATGTGCTCACATGCCGCTGGCGCAACCAGGCCTTGCACTTCAAGATCAACAAGGTGGTGGTGAAGGCGGGTGAGAGCTACACGCACATCCAGTACCTGTTCGAGCAGGAGAGCTTCGATCACGTGCCTGCCCTTGTACGCTATCATGTGGGCAGCCGCAAGGCCGTGTCAGAGCAGAGTGGCGCCATCATCTACTGCCCTGTCAACCGCACCTTTCCACTGCGCTACCTCGAGGCCAGCTATGGCCTGAGCCAGGGTGGCGGCAAGGCTGCCAGCCCCGCCAGCCCCTCGGGCAAGGGCAGCCACATGAAGCGGCGCAGTGTCACCATGACTGATGGGCTAACTGCTGACAAGCTCACCCGCGGTGATGGCTGCCCCACCAG TGCATCACTGCCCCACCCCCGGGAATCCATCCGCAACTGTGCCCTCAGCATGGATCAGATCCCAGACCTGCACTCGCCCATGTCCCCCATCTCCGAGAGCCCCAGCTCCCCTGCCTACAGTACCG TGACCCGTGTCCATGCAGCCCCTGCGGCCCCCTCTGCCACAGCGCTGCCTGCCTCTCCTGTCACCCGCCGCTCCAGCGAGCCTCAGCTGTGCCCCGGAAGTGCCCCAAAGCCTCTTGGGGAGTTGGACAAGGGCCCTCATGCCAGCCCCTCCCATAGCCTCTGCAAGGCCTCTCCATCCCCGTCACTCAGCAGCTACAGCGACCCGGACTCTGGCCATTACTGCCAGCTCCAGCCTCCCATGCGTGGCAGCCGTGAGTGGGCAGCAGCTGAGGCCTCCAGCCGGCAGGCTAGGAGCTGTGGGGAAAAGCTAAAGGAACTGTCAGAAAATGGAGCTCCCGACGGGGACTGGGGCAGGGCCTTCACAGTCCCCGTTGTGGAAGCCACCTCTTCCTTCAACCCAGCCACCTTCCAGTCACTTCTGATCCCCAAGGACAACCGGCCACTAGAGGTGGGCCTCCTGCGCAAAGTTAAAGAGCTGCTGGCAGAGGTGGACGCCCGGACGCTGGCCCAGCACGTCACCAAGGTTGACTGCCTG GTTGCTAGGATACTAGGCGTTACCAAGGAGATGCAGACCCTAATGGGAGTCCGCTGGGGCATGGAGTTGCTCACTCTCCCCCATGGCCGGCAGCTACGATTAGACCTGCTGGAAAG GTTCCACACCATGTCCATCATGCTGGCCGTGGACATCCTGGGCTGCACAGGCTCCGCCGAGGAGCGGGCGGCTCTGCTGCACAAGACCATCCAGCTGGCGGCCGAGCTGCGGGGGACCATGGGCAACATGTTCAGCTTCGCCGCTGTCATGGGCGCCCTGGAGATGGCTCAG ATTGCCCGGCTGGAGCagacatgggtgaccctgcggcAGCGACACACAGAGGGCGCCATCCTGTATGAGAAGAAGCTCAAGCCATTTCTCAAGAGCCTCAATGAGGGCAAAG AAGGCCCACCCCTGAGCAATACCACGTTTCCTCATGTGCTGCCGCTCATCACACTGCTGGAGTGTGACTCGGCCCCAGCTGAGGGTCCTGAGCCCTGGGGCAGCACGGAGCACGGTGTGGAGGTGGTGCTGGCCCACCTGGAGGCTGCCCGCACCGTGGCGCACCACGGCGGCCTGTACCATACCAACGCCGAGGTCAAGCTGCAGG GGTTCCAAGCCAGGCCGGAGCTCCTGGAGGTGTTCAGTACCGAGTTCCAGATGCGCCTCCTCTGGGGCAGCCAGGGTGCCAGCAGCAGCCAGGCCCGACGCTATGAGAAGTTCGACAAGGTCCTCACTGCCCTGTCCCACAAACTGGAGCCTGCTGTCCGCTCCAGCGAGCTGTGA
- the TTC16 gene encoding tetratricopeptide repeat protein 16, protein MAVLFFSRALHLDPKLVDFYALRAEAYIQLCDFSSASQNLRRAYSFEPENTKYQERLTFVLYVQGQCLFEQCAYQDALTVFSQASELQPQKPYFRYRCMACLLALKRYRECLTLVTKELKHGTTNADVYILRARLYNFFQKPNLCYRDLHNSLLLEPKHPQAKALLKTMVNQAQQARQDAGIFAVRGDMQHALRCINCAIENSPLDPSLFLFRGTMYRRLQEFDGAVEDFLKALDMVPENEEDMVRQVQRQLLLAYNDFAVHCYMQGAYQESVLLLNKVLKDEQQEKGFYINRGDCFFQLGNLAFAEADYEQALALSPKDPGANLRMSLLQEKMGFCEQRRRQFHKAEDHFSMAIQHSPQKARYYLQRAKSRQLLQNFWGARQDVATVLLLEPEQPQLLPLMTNLFPGMSVDDVLGSHVARLAKLQLERAMESSPESSIPKGIVGLLRERELERQKARALRREWKVEQPSSEELKVTHQALQKGPEEEAEAPEEEKEKEEEPEHPPDKETSLSSNYIDQTSSGSILGFIATSTSETEMSSTCQEYRSTSATAVTFTDSSQLKTQSSDSGTNAEDPSLSQNPSKTKPALGLSWSLSKTEESQGPRHRPSKIEETQDPRQRPSKTEDTQGPRQRPSKTEETQDPRQRPSKTKENQGPGQSSSKTEDTGGPRRRLRKAKVAQGWSWGPSKFPTHGHAWGLNRSSSKTKDFYDLSLSPSKTDATQGGKQRPSKDDTTQDQNWELNKTKVFCDLRQKPSKTKAVQVQSQRLSKTKGAQGWSREPRSRPSKTKVAQGTSQNPSKTKAMHSPSQSLHEVQSAQRWSQGPSQSPSKTKASWGLSSSSSNTESIWGPSPNPSKTEYTWDLSYSPNKTDATQGLSQSPSETEADQSHSPSRNTAP, encoded by the exons ATGGCTGTACTGTTCTTCTCCCGCGCCCTCCACCTGGATCCCAAGCTG GTAGACTTCTACGCCTTGCGGGCCGAGGCCTACATCCAGCTCTGCGATTTCTCCTCGGCCTCCCAGAACTTGCGAAGGGCTTATTCCTTCGAACCAGAGAACACCAAGTACCAGGAGCGGCTCACCTTTGTGCTTTATGTGCAG GGCCAGTGCCTCTTTGAGCAATGTGCCTACCAGGATGCCCTGACCGTCTTCTCTCAAGCCTCTGAGCtccagcctcagaaaccctacttCCGCTACCGATG CATGGCCTGTCTCCTGGCCCTCAAACGGTATCGTGAATGCCTCACACTTGTCACCAAGGAACTGAAGCATGGCACGACCAACGCTGATGTCTACATTCTCCGGGCCAGGCTCTACAACTTCTTCCAGAAG CCCAACCTCTGCTACCGGGACCTGCATAACAGCTTGCTTCTGGAGCCCAAGCACCCACAGGCCAAGGCACTGCTCAAGACGATGGTGAACCAGGCCCAGCAGGCGCGCCAAGATGCGGGGATCTTTGCTGTGCGGGGCGACATGCAGCACGCACTGCGGTGCATCAACTGCGCCATTGAGAACAGCCCTCTGGACCCCAGCCTCTTCCTTTTCCG GGGCACCATGTACCGACGGCTCCAGGAGTTTGATGGTGCTGTGGAGGACTTCCTGAAGGCGCTGGACATGGTGCCTGAGAACGAGGAGGACATGGTGCGGCAGGTGCAGCGGCAGCTGCTTCTGGCCTACAATGACTTTGCAGTGCACTGCTACATGCAGGGTGCCTACCAGGAGAGCGTGCTGCTGCTGAACAAGGTCCTCAAGGATGAGCAGCAGGAGAAAGGCTTCTATATCAACCGTGGTG ATTGCTTCTTCCAGCTGGGCAACCTGGCCTTTGCTGAGGCGGACTACGAGCAGGCGCTAGCGCTCAGCCCGAAGGATCCGGGGGCCAATCTGCGCATGAGCCTGCTGCAGGAGAAGATGGGCTTCTGCGAGCAGAGGCGCAG GCAGTTCCACAAGGCAGAGGACCACTTCTCAATGGCCATCCAGCACAGCCCCCAGAAGGCTCGGTACTACCTGCAGCGGGCCAAGAGCCGACAGCTGCTGCAGAACTTTTGGGGGGCCCGCCAGGATGTTGCTACTGTCCTGCTTCTCGAACCTGAACAACCACAG CTGCTCCCGCTGATGACCAACCTCTTCCCGGGCATGTCGGTGGATGATGTGCTTGGCAGCCATGTGGCCCGCCTAGCCAAGCTGCAGCTGGAGCGGGCGATGGAGAGCAGTCCAGAGTCCAGCATCCCGAAAGGCATTGTGGG GTTGCTTCGGGAGCGGGAATTAGAGCGCCAGAAGGCCCGTGCCCTGCGGCGTGAGTGGAAGGTGGAGCAGCCTTCCTCCGAAGAGCTGAAGGTCACCCACCAGGCCCTGCAGAAAGGTCCAGAGGAAGAAGCTGAGGCCccggaggaggagaaggaaaag GAGGAGGAGCCTGAGCACCCCCCTGACAAGGAGACGTCCCTGTCTAGCAACTACATCGACCAGACCTCCTCAGGCTCCATCTTGGGCT TCATAGCCACATCCACCTCAGAGACAGAGATGTCCAGTACCTGCCAGGAGTACAGGAGCACTTCAGCCACTGCTGTGACATTCACTGACTCCTCACAGCTGAAGACTCAATCCTCAGACTCTGGGACCAATGCAGAGGATCCAAGTCTGAGCCAGAACCCCAGCAAAACCAAGCCTGCCCTTGGGCTGAGCTGGAGCCTCAGCAAGACCGAAGAATCCCAGGGTCCAAGGCATAGGCCCAGCAAGATTGAAGAGACTCAGGACCCGAGGCAGAGGCCCAGCAAGACCGAGGACACCCAAGGCCCAAGGCAGAGGCCCAGCAAGACTGAAGAGACTCAGGACCCGAGGCAGAGGCCCAGCAAGACCAAGGAAAACCAGGGCCCAGGGCAGAGTTCCAGCAAGACCGAGGACACCGGGGGACCAAGGCGGAGGCTCAGGAAGGCGAAGGTTGCCCAGGGCTGGAGCTGGGGACCCAGCAAGTTCCCCACCCATGGCCACGCCTGGGGACTGAATCGAAGCTCCAGCAAGACTAAGGATTTCTATGACCTCAGTCTGAGCCCCAGCAAAACAGATGCTACTCAGGGCGGGAAACAGAGGCCCAGCAAGGACGATACCACCCAGGATCAGAATTGGGAACTAAACAAGACAAAGGTTTTCTGTGACCTACGTCAGAAACCTAGCAAGACCAAAGCTGTCCAGGTCCAGAGCCAGAGACTCAGCAAGACTAAGGGTGCCCAAGGCTGGAGCCGGGAACCAAGGTCAAGACCCAGCAAGACCAAGGTTGCACAAGGCACAAGCCAGAACCCCAGTAAGACTAAGGCCATGCACAGCCCAAGCCAAAGTCTCCACGAGgttcagtctgcccagaggtggaGCCAGGGACCAAGCCAAAGTCCCAGCAAGACCAAGGCCAGCTGGGGCCTGAGCTCAAGTTCCAGCAACACTGAGTCCATCTGGGGACCGAGTCCAAATCCCAGCAAGACTGAGTACACCTGGGACCTGAGCTATAGTCCCAACAAAACCGATGCCACCCAGGGTCTGAGCCAGAGCCCCAGCGAAACCGAGGCTGACCAGAGCCACAGCCCCAGCAGGAATACTGCTCCCTGA
- the TOR2A gene encoding prosalusin, with the protein MAAATRGCWPWGSFLGLLGLLSVAFAAWDLASLHCNFADFCECDFRPDFQGLECDLAQHLAGQHLAKALVVKALKSFVHDPAPTKPLVLSLHGWTGTGKSYVSSLLAQYLFRGGLRSPHVHHFSPVIHFPHPSHIERYKKDLKSWIQGNLTACSRSLFLFDEMDKLPPGLMEVLRPFLGSSWVVYGTNYRKAIFIFISNTGGEQINQAVLEAWHNRRDREEIRLQELEPAISRAVLDNPHHGFWRSGIMEEHLLDAVVPFLPLQRHHVRHCVLNELAQLGLEPRDEVVQAVLESTTFFPEDEQLFSSNGCKTVASRIAFFL; encoded by the exons ATGGCGGCTGCGACGCGCGGCTGCTGGCCTTGGGGCTCGTTTCTCGGGCTGCTCGGGTTGCTCTCGGTCGCGTTTGCCGCCTGGGACCTGGCTTCGCTGCACTGTAACTTCGCCGACTTCTGCGAGTGCGACTTCCGGCCTGACTTCCAGG GTCTGGAGTGTGATCTGGCCCAGCACCTGGCAGGTCAACACCTAGCCAAGGCGCTGGTGGTGAAGGCACTGAAGTCCTTTGTACATGACCCGGCCCCCACCAAGCCGCTGGTCCTCTCCCTGCACGGCTGGACAGGCACCGGCAAGTCCTACGTCAGCTCCTTGCTGGCACAATACCTCTTCCGGGGCGGCCTACGAAGCCCCCATGTGCACCATTTCTCCCCCGTCATCCACTTCCCCCACCCCAGCCACATCGAGCGCTATAAG AAGGATCTTAAGAGCTGGATCCAGGGGAACCTCACTGCCTGCAGTCGCTCTCTCTTCCTTTTCGATGAGATGGACAAGCTACCCCCAGGCCTGATGGAGGTCCTACGACCTTTCCTGGGCTCCTCCTGGGTTGTGTATGGGACGAACTATCGCAAAGCCATCTTCATCTTCATCAG CAACACTGGTGGTGAGCAGATCAACCAGGCGGTGCTGGAGGCATGGCACAACCGCCGGGACCGTGAGGAGATTCGCCTGCAGGAGCTGGAGCCGGCCATCTCCCGGGCTGTCCTGGACAACCCGCACC ATGGCTTCTGGCGCTCAGGCATCATGGAGGAGCACCTCTTGGATGCTGTGGTGCCCTTCCTCCCACTCCAGCGGCACCACGTGCGGCACTGCGTACTCAATGAGCTGGCCCAGCTGGGCCTGGAGCCAAGGGATGAAGTTGTGCAGGCTGTGCTGGAAAGCACCACCTTCTTCCCTGAGGACGAGCAGCTCTTCTCCTCCAATGGCTGCAAGACTGTTGCCTCTCGAATCGCCTTCTTCCTCTGA